Proteins found in one Candidatus Binatia bacterium genomic segment:
- a CDS encoding NADH-quinone oxidoreductase subunit D (Catalyzes the transfer of electrons from NADH to quinone) has translation MSEAVVPESEAFHTEDMTISVGPQHPSTHGVLRFVVRTDGEVIKDAIPDVGYLHRSIEKIGEKCTWHGYVPYTDRADYLAAMFANQGFCMAAEKLGNTEVTRRGEFCRVIACELNRLASHLISVGTFGQDIGAITPFLHALRERETINDLMEEICGARLTYNYIRIGGVGYDITPEICAKITVFLDHFEPIIDEYNRLLSYNKIYIERLADVAAITKEEAFQYNLVGPNLRACGVKWDVRRDIPYSVYPELEFDVPVGTGAIGTLGDCYDRYWVRIRELEESCKILRQCLKMIPKGPAISKVARKFKPPAGEAYVRVEAPRGDMGFYVVSDGSEYPYRVRIRTGSFTAMGIIDKLSRGIMVADLIALIASLDVDAPEIDR, from the coding sequence ATGAGCGAAGCGGTTGTTCCCGAGAGCGAGGCTTTCCACACCGAGGACATGACCATCAGCGTCGGTCCGCAGCACCCGAGCACGCACGGGGTGCTGCGCTTCGTGGTCCGGACCGACGGCGAGGTGATCAAGGACGCGATCCCCGACGTCGGCTATCTCCATCGCTCGATCGAGAAGATCGGCGAGAAGTGCACCTGGCACGGCTATGTGCCGTACACCGACCGCGCCGATTATCTCGCGGCGATGTTCGCCAACCAGGGCTTCTGCATGGCGGCGGAGAAGCTCGGCAACACCGAAGTCACGCGCCGCGGGGAATTCTGTCGCGTCATCGCCTGCGAGCTCAACCGTCTCGCGAGCCACCTCATCTCCGTCGGCACGTTCGGCCAGGATATCGGCGCGATCACGCCGTTTCTCCACGCGCTCCGCGAGCGCGAGACGATCAACGATTTAATGGAAGAGATCTGCGGCGCGCGGCTGACGTACAATTACATTCGCATCGGCGGCGTCGGCTACGACATCACGCCCGAGATCTGCGCCAAGATCACCGTGTTTCTCGATCATTTCGAGCCGATCATCGACGAATACAACCGTTTGCTCTCGTACAATAAAATTTACATCGAGCGGCTCGCCGACGTCGCCGCGATCACCAAAGAAGAGGCCTTTCAGTACAACCTCGTCGGGCCGAACCTCCGCGCGTGCGGCGTCAAGTGGGACGTCCGTAGAGATATTCCTTACTCCGTTTACCCGGAACTGGAATTTGATGTTCCCGTCGGCACTGGCGCCATAGGCACGCTGGGAGATTGCTACGACCGTTACTGGGTGCGCATCCGCGAGCTGGAAGAGAGCTGCAAGATTCTCCGCCAGTGCCTCAAGATGATACCCAAGGGGCCGGCGATCTCCAAGGTCGCGCGCAAGTTCAAGCCGCCCGCGGGCGAGGCGTACGTCCGGGTCGAAGCGCCGCGCGGCGACATGGGCTTTTACGTCGTGAGCGACGGCAGCGAGTATCCGTATCGCGTGAGAATCCGCACCGGGTCGTTCACGGCGATGGGCATCATCGACAAGCTGAGCCGCGGCATCATGGTCGCCGACTTGATCGCTCTCATCGCCAGCCTCGACGTGGACGCGCCTGAAATCGATCGCTGA